A stretch of the Ictidomys tridecemlineatus isolate mIctTri1 chromosome 5, mIctTri1.hap1, whole genome shotgun sequence genome encodes the following:
- the Lipc gene encoding hepatic triacylglycerol lipase — translation MGNPLRVSIFLVLCIFIQSSTSGRSLEPELIGRRSRAVETKKSLQETETRFLLFKDETNKGCQIRLNHPDTLRECGFNSSLPLVVIIHGWSVDGMLESWVWQMVAALKSRTAQPVNVGLADWITLAYRHYTIAVRNTRIVGQEVAAFLRWLEVTAQFSRSNVHLIGYSLGAHVSGFAGSYIGGKHKIGRITGLDAAGPLFEGTSPSDRLSPDDANFVDAIHTFTQEHMGLSVGIKQPVGHYDFYPNGGSFQPGCHFLELYKHIAQHGLNAISQTIKCAHERSVHLFIDSLLHDHMQSMAYQCSDMDSFSQGLCLSCKKGRCNTLGYHIRQERHSKSKKLFLVTRAQSPFKVYHYQFKIQFINQIDKPVEPTFTMSLLGTKEERQKIPITLGEGIISNKTYSFLITLDLDIGELIMIRFKWENSAVWANIWNTVQTIIPWGTKPHYSGLVLKTIRVKAGETQQRMTFCSEITDDLLLHPTQEKTFVKCEVNSKKSKRKIR, via the exons AGCTGATTGGGAGAAGATCTCGAGCTGTcgaaacaaaaaaatctttgcagGAGACAGAGACCAGATTCTTGCTCTTCAAAGATGAAACCAACAAGGGCTGTCAGATCCGGCTCAATCACCCAGACACTCTGCGGGAGTGCGGCTTCAACTCCTCGCTGCCTTTGGTGGTGATAATCCACGGGTGGTCG GTGGACGGCATGCTGGAGAGCTGGGTCTGGCAGATGGTGGCTGCACTCAAGTCCCGGACAGCCCAGCCGGTAAATGTGGGGCTGGCAGACTGGATCACCTTGGCCTATCGCCACTATACCATCGCCGTGCGCAACACCCGAATCGTGGGCCAGGAGGTGGCAGCTTTCCTCCGGTGGCTGGAG GTAACTGCTCAGTTTTCTCGAAGTAATGTTCATCTAATTGGATACAGCCTGGGTGCTCATGTCTCAGGATTTGCAGGCAGCTACATCGGCGGGAAGCACAAGATCGGGAGAATTACAG GGCTGGATGCTGCGGGCCCTTTGTTTGAGGGAACTTCCCCCAGTGACCGTCTTTCTCCAGATGATGCCAATTTTGTGGACGCCATTCACACCTTTACCCAGGAGCACATGGGCTTGAGCGTGGGTATCAAACAGCCCGTGGGGCACTATGACTTCTACCCCAACGGGGGCTCCTTCCAGCCCGGCTGCCACTTCCTCGAGCTCTACAAACACATTGCACAGCATGGCTTAAACG CCATCTCCCAGACCATAAAGTGTGCCCACGAGCGGTCGGTGCACCTCTTCATCGACTCCTTGCTGCACGACCACATGCAGAGCATGGCCTACCAGTGCAGTGACATGGACAGCTTCAGCCAGGGCCTGTGCCTGAGCTGCAAGAAGGGTCGCTGCAACACACTGGGCTACCACATCCGCCAGGAGCGGCACAGCAAGAGCAAGAAGCTCTTCCTTGTGACCAGAGCCCAGTCCCCCTTCAAAG TTTATCATTACCAGTTCAAGATCCAGTTCATCAACCAAATTGATAAACCAGTAGAACCAACTTTCACCATGTCGCTCCTGGGAACAAAAGAGGAAAGGCAGAAAATTCCAATTACTCT GGGTGAAGGAATTATTAGTAATAAAACCTATTCCTTTCTCATCACGTTGGATTTGGACATTGGTGAGCTGATCATGATCAGGTTCAAGTGGGAAAATAGCGCTGTGTGGGCCAACATCTGGAACACAGTCCAGACCATCATCCCATGGGGCACAAAGCCCCACTACTCAGGCCTTGTTCTGAAGACCATCAGAGTCAAAGCTGGAGAAACGCAGCAAAG AATGACGTTTTGCTCAGAAATCACAGATGATCTACTACTTCACCCAACGCAGGAGAAAACCTTTGTGAAGTGCGAAGTAAACTCTAAAAAATCAAAGCGAAAGATCAGATGA